Proteins encoded by one window of Vallitalea okinawensis:
- a CDS encoding DUF4489 domain-containing protein: protein MIANQPFQIFCGQGGSAQFSTNDATPANIGHVTVDGIKLCRSLVKIKFSSIISLTSTDDEPEVILTFRLFRTCENEEPIELDNWQYEIFFIDDVFEVIELTKSFTFNYCDRINSSRLCEYFVEVSVDNIVRASVSIDNVQIQAIAHPTLISCGEGMSAFFQGNTTGQPLIPDPSLAELGQVMVNTSGLRKPVVEFEFSSIINLVATDGDEKASLNFQLFRACDDIEPVLVNNWLYEVYTINDQGFGNIRLSTAYSFSFCECLSGLDCCDYFIKVSVGGLQFIDSLSITDVHIAALVSESKKINKISQLECGQGRSAAFVNTDVPAINVGHVQIDTNALCKPKVSIEFSSVVSYLASQGAAQGRLRFTLFRVCDKGEAILLNNWNFELKRIDDVQEDTKFIDTFDFNFCDDPGCIGCCDYFVEVSIENLVTAIILVDNVHITALAGA from the coding sequence ATGATAGCAAATCAACCATTTCAGATATTCTGTGGGCAAGGTGGTAGTGCGCAATTCTCAACTAATGATGCTACTCCAGCTAATATTGGTCATGTTACAGTTGATGGTATTAAATTGTGTAGATCTTTAGTTAAGATTAAGTTCTCGAGTATTATTAGCTTAACAAGTACTGATGATGAGCCGGAAGTTATATTAACATTTAGATTGTTTAGAACATGTGAAAATGAGGAACCCATTGAATTAGACAATTGGCAATATGAGATATTTTTTATAGATGATGTTTTTGAAGTTATTGAGCTGACGAAATCTTTTACATTCAATTATTGTGATCGTATAAACAGCTCAAGACTTTGTGAATATTTTGTAGAAGTATCAGTGGATAACATTGTACGAGCCAGTGTATCCATTGATAATGTTCAAATACAAGCCATAGCCCATCCAACCTTAATATCCTGTGGAGAAGGTATGAGTGCTTTTTTTCAAGGTAATACCACAGGTCAGCCATTAATTCCTGATCCTTCTCTAGCTGAATTAGGTCAAGTGATGGTCAATACAAGTGGTTTACGTAAACCAGTAGTAGAATTTGAATTTTCAAGTATTATTAACTTAGTAGCCACAGATGGTGATGAGAAAGCATCTTTAAACTTTCAGCTGTTTAGAGCATGTGATGATATAGAACCAGTATTAGTAAATAACTGGCTGTACGAAGTTTACACAATCAATGACCAGGGATTTGGTAATATAAGGTTATCTACTGCTTATAGTTTTTCATTTTGTGAATGCCTAAGTGGTCTAGATTGTTGTGATTATTTTATAAAGGTATCTGTAGGTGGACTACAATTTATTGATAGTTTATCGATTACAGACGTTCATATAGCAGCATTAGTTAGCGAATCAAAAAAAATAAATAAAATATCTCAATTAGAGTGTGGGCAAGGTCGAAGTGCTGCCTTTGTTAACACAGATGTCCCTGCAATAAATGTAGGTCATGTTCAGATTGATACAAATGCATTGTGTAAACCGAAAGTAAGTATTGAATTCTCAAGTGTCGTTAGTTATTTAGCTTCACAAGGTGCTGCACAGGGGCGATTAAGATTTACACTTTTTAGAGTTTGTGATAAAGGAGAAGCTATTCTATTAAATAATTGGAATTTTGAATTAAAAAGAATTGATGATGTTCAAGAGGATACAAAATTTATAGACACTTTCGATTTCAATTTCTGTGATGATCCAGGATGTATTGGCTGTTGTGACTATTTTGTTGAGGTATCCATAGAAAACTTAGTAACTGCTATTATTCTAGTTGACAATGTCCATATCACAGCATTGGCCGGGGCGTAG
- a CDS encoding DUF4489 domain-containing protein, whose amino-acid sequence MIDQNRVMKDKSIHQPLQIFCGQGGSAQFSIPDTTPATVGLVTVNGREGCKAQVKIKFSSVVNLTSTDDDSQTLLTFNLFRVCDQGEALLLDTWTYEASLIENAFEIIGLTKSFSFIYCDYLNYSKVCEYFVSVSADNIVNATVSIDNVQIQAITHDTLLFCGEGTSASFNGNNQTQPIIPTPSSASLGQVTVNTKGLSKPVVEVEFSSIVNLLAGDDDAKASLNFMLFRDCGDEEPVLVNNWIYEVFLIEDFLDIRLSTSYNFIFCERLSNAECCDYFVEVSVGGLDEINTISITDVHIAALVGESEKTEESTLLACGQSMNANFVNLDIPPIPVGRVKIDTNNLYKPVVSIEFSSIVSYLATEDDAQGRLKFELFRVCDNGKPVLLNNWAFEAKRIDNAFENTRWIDAYEFNFCDDADCSGCCEYFVQVSIENLLTANLMIDNVQISALVGDHVY is encoded by the coding sequence ATGATTGATCAAAATAGAGTTATGAAAGATAAATCAATCCATCAACCTCTACAAATATTCTGTGGACAAGGCGGTAGTGCACAGTTTTCAATACCAGATACAACACCAGCAACTGTAGGTTTAGTAACAGTCAATGGAAGAGAAGGATGTAAGGCACAGGTCAAAATTAAATTTTCAAGTGTTGTTAACCTTACAAGTACAGATGATGATTCGCAAACTCTTTTAACATTCAACTTATTTAGGGTATGTGATCAGGGGGAGGCTTTACTATTAGACACATGGACATATGAAGCTTCACTGATAGAAAACGCATTTGAAATAATAGGATTAACCAAATCTTTTTCTTTTATATATTGTGATTACTTAAATTATTCCAAGGTATGTGAGTATTTTGTTTCAGTATCCGCTGATAATATTGTTAATGCTACAGTATCCATTGATAACGTCCAAATTCAAGCTATAACTCATGATACATTATTATTTTGTGGTGAAGGTACAAGTGCTTCATTTAACGGTAATAATCAAACCCAACCTATAATTCCAACACCTTCTTCAGCTAGCCTAGGCCAGGTTACAGTTAACACCAAAGGCTTGAGTAAACCTGTTGTAGAGGTTGAATTCTCAAGTATAGTTAATCTATTGGCTGGAGATGATGATGCAAAAGCGTCACTTAATTTCATGTTGTTCAGAGATTGCGGTGATGAGGAACCTGTCTTAGTCAATAATTGGATTTATGAGGTATTTTTAATAGAAGATTTTTTGGATATAAGACTATCTACTTCTTATAACTTTATTTTTTGCGAACGCTTAAGTAATGCTGAATGCTGTGACTACTTTGTGGAAGTATCTGTAGGGGGCTTAGATGAAATCAATACCATATCGATAACAGATGTTCATATTGCTGCATTGGTGGGGGAATCAGAAAAGACAGAAGAATCAACCTTACTGGCTTGTGGCCAAAGTATGAATGCAAACTTTGTTAACCTTGATATACCTCCCATACCCGTTGGGAGAGTAAAGATTGATACAAATAATCTCTATAAACCTGTAGTAAGCATTGAATTTTCAAGTATAGTTAGTTATCTAGCTACAGAGGATGATGCGCAAGGACGATTAAAATTTGAACTCTTTAGAGTTTGTGATAACGGAAAACCTGTACTACTCAACAATTGGGCATTTGAAGCAAAAAGAATTGATAATGCTTTTGAAAACACCAGATGGATTGATGCCTATGAGTTTAACTTTTGTGATGATGCTGATTGTTCAGGATGTTGTGAATATTTTGTACAAGTATCTATTGAGAATTTATTGACAGCTAACTTAATGATTGATAACGTTCAAATAAGTGCTTTGGTGGGAGATCATGTTTATTAA
- a CDS encoding DUF4489 domain-containing protein, translated as MSKRSCSCDKDYVEKKDYDYERKGCDRKDYDWRERECKCTCGCGKERECAVCKPMSPCPKKILVECGTPGGMMQFNATGQTYTAANVTVDTSCFCKPVTDIYFSSQVSAELDPTAGLDSVLNDVVQQDAEVVLLYELVCRRNGGSEITIGSWTFRRFLSGGSLVAPALDITSNNAQDLQTSDTFTFNKCICSSPCQGCIDYFVRVTAQLVSTNSVTTLANANATVSMGQLVAKIQEC; from the coding sequence ATGTCAAAAAGATCTTGTAGCTGTGATAAAGATTATGTAGAGAAAAAAGATTATGACTATGAAAGAAAAGGCTGTGACAGAAAAGATTATGACTGGAGAGAGCGTGAATGCAAATGCACTTGTGGCTGCGGTAAAGAAAGAGAGTGTGCTGTTTGCAAACCTATGAGTCCATGTCCAAAGAAAATATTAGTTGAATGCGGTACTCCAGGTGGTATGATGCAGTTTAATGCTACTGGACAAACCTATACAGCTGCTAATGTAACTGTTGATACATCATGCTTCTGCAAACCTGTAACAGATATTTACTTTTCAAGTCAAGTTAGTGCAGAATTAGATCCAACAGCAGGATTAGATTCAGTACTTAATGATGTAGTTCAACAAGATGCTGAAGTAGTTCTTCTCTATGAATTAGTTTGCAGACGTAATGGTGGAAGTGAAATAACCATAGGAAGCTGGACTTTCAGAAGATTTTTATCAGGTGGTTCATTAGTAGCACCAGCACTTGATATTACATCAAATAATGCACAGGACTTACAAACTTCTGATACATTTACTTTTAACAAGTGTATCTGCTCATCACCTTGCCAAGGATGCATTGATTACTTTGTAAGAGTAACTGCTCAATTAGTAAGTACAAACTCTGTTACAACACTTGCTAACGCAAATGCAACAGTCTCTATGGGACAACTTGTTGCAAAAATTCAAGAGTGCTAA
- a CDS encoding DUF4489 domain-containing protein has product MSKRSCSCDKDYDSKKGYDYDKKGHGRDYDWREHECKCTCGCGKERDCVVCKTMSPCPKKILVECGTPGGMMQFNSTGQIFTAAYVTVDTSCFSKPVTDIYFSSQVCSELNPTAGLDSTTIDVIQQDAEVVLLYELVCRRNGGSEITIGSWTFRRFLSGGSITLVTSTGETITTEAQDLQTCDTFSFNKCICSSPCQGCIDYFVRVTAQLVSTNSVTTLSNANATVAMGQLVVKIQEC; this is encoded by the coding sequence GTGTCAAAAAGATCTTGTAGCTGCGATAAAGATTATGACTCAAAAAAAGGTTATGACTATGATAAAAAAGGTCATGGCAGAGATTATGACTGGAGAGAGCATGAATGTAAATGTACTTGTGGGTGCGGCAAAGAAAGAGATTGCGTTGTTTGTAAAACAATGAGTCCATGTCCAAAGAAAATATTAGTAGAATGCGGTACTCCAGGTGGTATGATGCAGTTTAATTCAACTGGACAAATATTTACTGCTGCTTATGTAACTGTTGATACATCATGCTTCAGCAAACCTGTAACAGACATTTACTTTTCAAGCCAAGTCTGCTCAGAATTGAACCCAACGGCAGGATTAGATTCAACAACGATTGATGTAATTCAACAAGATGCTGAAGTAGTTCTTCTCTATGAATTAGTTTGCAGACGTAATGGTGGAAGCGAAATAACCATAGGTAGTTGGACATTCAGAAGATTCTTATCAGGAGGTTCTATTACATTAGTAACTTCAACAGGTGAAACTATTACTACTGAAGCACAGGACTTACAAACTTGTGATACATTTAGTTTTAATAAGTGCATCTGCTCATCGCCTTGCCAAGGATGCATTGATTACTTTGTAAGAGTAACTGCTCAATTAGTAAGTACAAACTCTGTTACAACACTTAGTAATGCAAATGCAACAGTAGCCATGGGACAACTTGTTGTTAAAATTCAAGAATGCTAA
- a CDS encoding DUF4489 domain-containing protein — translation MILLECGEGTGSRTFISAKDMPFQLTHVNLDTSYINGQDVLIKFSSLVLMEAFVSGATVRLQYELLRVCGNEDPVSIGTWMFEEVGSAPVVFESQEESFSFIFCESINCSQCCEYFVRVTPLEITGATTTVSNGRIAALSNTLNVERRLPKAKDILLVCGQENGSAIFRQATVSQPPVNVAHVAIDTSCLTGPKILIEFSSVIESAFRVQDVRLEFELFRVCDDKEALSRGIWTFERKNTAVPSAIDNTFTFVFCDDIPCTGCCEYFVTVRAIELIVGAPAIYLGVTVDHANLVAIAQLSDSDVRVYGKSIENKGKKTLMECGSGTGSKVFTSSSDSAFQLAHTTIDTTCLCKPIVNIEFSSILSFQQLVDQGRAQLRYELFRVCDNREPMSIGVWIVGWIDFRIIDRSTGVFDFTYCDCKTCVGCCDYFVEVTPIELTDGLITATVSNGRMAALAQSS, via the coding sequence ATGATATTACTAGAGTGTGGTGAAGGAACTGGTAGTAGAACTTTTATATCAGCTAAAGATATGCCCTTTCAATTAACACATGTCAATCTAGATACAAGCTATATAAATGGACAAGATGTATTAATTAAATTTTCTAGTTTAGTTCTTATGGAGGCATTCGTCAGTGGTGCAACTGTACGTTTGCAGTATGAGTTATTGAGAGTATGTGGTAATGAGGACCCCGTATCTATTGGAACTTGGATGTTTGAGGAGGTTGGGTCTGCACCTGTTGTATTTGAGAGCCAAGAAGAGTCCTTTAGTTTTATTTTTTGTGAGTCTATCAACTGTTCACAATGTTGTGAGTATTTTGTTAGAGTAACACCTCTTGAAATTACAGGAGCTACTACAACGGTGAGTAATGGTAGAATAGCGGCACTTTCTAATACTTTAAATGTAGAGCGAAGACTACCAAAAGCAAAAGATATCCTTTTGGTATGTGGACAAGAGAATGGCAGTGCAATTTTTAGACAAGCAACGGTGTCACAACCGCCTGTTAATGTAGCACATGTTGCAATTGATACCTCATGTTTAACAGGACCTAAGATTTTAATAGAGTTTTCCAGTGTTATAGAAAGTGCTTTTAGAGTACAAGATGTTCGACTGGAGTTTGAATTATTTAGAGTCTGTGATGACAAAGAAGCTCTATCTCGAGGGATTTGGACTTTTGAAAGGAAAAATACTGCTGTACCATCGGCCATAGATAATACCTTTACATTTGTCTTTTGCGATGATATACCTTGTACGGGTTGCTGTGAATATTTTGTTACAGTAAGAGCTATTGAGTTAATTGTAGGGGCTCCAGCCATTTATTTAGGTGTGACAGTCGATCATGCAAATCTAGTAGCTATAGCTCAATTATCAGATAGTGATGTCAGAGTCTATGGCAAAAGTATTGAGAATAAAGGTAAGAAAACGTTAATGGAATGTGGTTCAGGAACTGGTAGTAAAGTATTCACATCATCAAGTGATTCTGCTTTTCAATTGGCTCATACAACTATCGATACAACTTGTCTATGTAAGCCGATTGTGAACATTGAGTTTTCAAGTATTTTAAGCTTCCAACAGCTTGTGGATCAAGGAAGAGCTCAATTACGGTATGAACTATTTAGGGTTTGTGACAATAGAGAACCCATGTCCATAGGTGTTTGGATAGTTGGGTGGATAGACTTTCGTATTATAGATCGATCAACCGGTGTTTTTGACTTCACCTATTGTGATTGTAAGACTTGTGTAGGATGCTGTGATTATTTTGTAGAGGTTACACCCATTGAACTAACAGACGGGTTAATAACTGCCACTGTAAGTAATGGTAGAATGGCTGCATTGGCTCAATCATCTTGA
- a CDS encoding DUF4489 domain-containing protein: protein MPYNQHYQEYKPINCKEQKVFLECGQGSGSKTFFSTDDTPFQIAFVTLETIRINKKENLIKFSSSVRLNRLDALSGAVKLQYELLRSCDGEEAITLGSWIFEKSDIANNRFNTVEESFNFVFCDSSKCVYECNYFVRVTPLEITNYTATVSNGRIAALSQVCLHSVDYDNKKFDINSTIACGKGNGGIVFKEDGLRLASDIAHVSVDVTGLMKPKILIEFSSIIKLAEDIEDVILRFDLLRGCDEGEPVLRGSWIFEATDSDILVNRAFSFIYCDIEDISDCCDYFVRVTPLDISEGGGVDDDVTVYSARMIAVIQSSNVYPTKDPLLKCTQSKNLLLACGTSTGSRTFTSQSDQTFQLANVSVDTSCLCKPIVNIQFSSLVSYQLVGAGEDLEASIQLRYELFRKCENKRTTSLGVWEFERTENGAENIAGTETFDFVYCDRSVDPGCCDYFVTVTAIEIIEGTDILSVATVGNGRIAALAEGKEVQFK from the coding sequence ATGCCATACAATCAACATTATCAAGAGTATAAACCAATTAACTGTAAAGAGCAAAAAGTGTTTTTAGAATGTGGTCAAGGCTCAGGGAGTAAAACTTTTTTCTCAACTGATGATACTCCTTTTCAAATAGCTTTCGTTACTCTAGAGACCATAAGAATAAATAAAAAAGAAAATTTGATAAAGTTCTCTAGCTCAGTTAGATTAAATCGATTGGATGCTCTTTCGGGTGCTGTAAAGTTACAGTACGAGTTATTAAGATCATGTGATGGAGAGGAGGCAATAACCTTAGGTTCATGGATCTTTGAGAAATCTGATATTGCTAATAATAGATTTAATACCGTAGAGGAATCCTTCAATTTCGTTTTCTGTGATTCTTCAAAATGTGTGTATGAATGTAATTATTTTGTAAGAGTTACACCTTTGGAAATAACAAATTATACGGCTACTGTTAGTAATGGTAGAATAGCGGCATTGAGTCAAGTATGTCTTCATAGTGTGGATTACGATAATAAGAAATTTGATATCAATAGTACTATTGCTTGTGGAAAAGGGAATGGGGGCATTGTTTTTAAAGAAGATGGATTACGGTTAGCAAGCGATATAGCACATGTTTCTGTTGATGTAACAGGTTTAATGAAACCTAAAATCTTAATTGAATTTTCCAGCATAATTAAACTAGCAGAAGATATAGAAGATGTAATTCTAAGATTTGATTTATTGAGGGGATGTGATGAGGGAGAACCTGTATTACGAGGATCTTGGATATTTGAAGCAACAGACTCGGATATTTTGGTTAATAGAGCTTTTAGTTTTATATATTGTGATATTGAAGATATATCAGATTGCTGTGATTATTTTGTAAGGGTAACACCACTTGATATAAGTGAAGGAGGAGGGGTTGATGATGATGTAACAGTTTATAGTGCTAGAATGATTGCTGTTATTCAATCATCTAATGTATATCCAACCAAAGATCCTCTATTAAAGTGTACACAATCTAAAAACTTATTACTAGCATGCGGTACAAGCACTGGAAGTAGAACATTTACATCACAAAGTGATCAGACTTTTCAATTAGCTAATGTTTCTGTAGATACATCTTGCTTATGTAAGCCTATAGTCAATATTCAATTTTCAAGTCTAGTCAGTTATCAACTGGTAGGAGCAGGAGAGGACTTGGAGGCATCGATACAATTACGCTATGAACTGTTTAGAAAATGTGAGAATAAAAGAACCACTTCATTAGGAGTCTGGGAATTTGAGCGGACTGAAAACGGTGCTGAAAACATAGCCGGTACAGAAACATTTGATTTTGTTTACTGTGACCGTTCAGTAGATCCAGGTTGTTGTGATTATTTTGTAACCGTTACAGCTATTGAAATAATAGAAGGTACCGACATATTAAGTGTTGCTACAGTGGGGAATGGTAGAATAGCTGCCTTAGCAGAAGGAAAGGAGGTTCAATTTAAATGA